The Venturia canescens isolate UGA chromosome 10, ASM1945775v1, whole genome shotgun sequence genome segment gaacaaatttttatattttcatgaattcgCCATACgttcaaaattatttcggtTTGTTTGAACTCGGATCATCGAGGCAGGGGTCGTACACGACGACGATTCACAACCAAAATAGTAAACTTTGTTTTCATCCTGCCGCCGCCGCCGTCGCCGCCGCCTCCattttgaatatattttgCACGAGAGCGCAGCACGTtatgaaatgaataaaacgGGAATTTGAAGGTGCGAACGAGGTTACGCGTTACCAGCAGTTTAGCGAATTTGAAGTATATTCTCGGACGACGAACAAACGCCAAATGCCAAATCCTCCTCCTTACTTGGTCAAAGACGCGGGCGCATCGAACTCCGACAATGCGATCGAGCACAGTCGAGCAACCActaccgccgccgccgccgccgccgcaccgcacacacacacacacacacacagacggGCGTGCGCGCTCGCGCGCGATCACACATTCGCGGCGAACGAGCACGCGACGAGATGCCCGGAACTCTGCAGCTGAACCGCGAGCCAGCCGCCGTGTGACGACACCGCGGCAGCTACCACGATTCCactaatttttgtattttattatatttaatcaACACGGAAAAGTGACCGACGTAAAACAAATAATGGACCGAATATTGTAGCATCCGTTCCTTTTGCATCATCATAGAGTCAAAAACAGTAATGCACATGCGATACTATATAATGTCTTGTTGTCCGCGCGCCATTGTTCTCCAATTTAACCACGAAAATTCTATTATATTTCATAAATATAACcgacacattttttaaattttatcctCAGCTGACCGTTCGTTATTCAATTCAACGTATAGTCGTGGGAGATCCGAAATATACTTACTACCGGTTCATTACGCGAcacgcgaaaaaaaatgttttcacacacacacacacacacacacagcaCCGAGATGGACGTGAGCGCCAATCTTTTAATCCTACCACCTCGAACGTCGACACGATACTGCGGACAGTGTGCGGCTTTTTAAAGATGAACGACgaggcagcagcagcagcaaacTGCTCGGTGGTGGCTCATATATCGTCGCTGTAAAGCGACGCGCGCGCGGCTTCTTGCCCGTCGACGTCTCGAGTCACGTTTTCTCTGTTTGTTTATTCCGAATTCCGATGATAAATCACACTTCTCCTCTGGGATTATCTTATTTATTTAACGTCCTTGGGTTACCATAAAAAATAGTATTCTCAAAGTAATTCTTGACGAATGTGCTTATTATATGtatgataaattgaaaattgaagcgCGATCGCGGATTGCAGAAAATATGGTTATCTTATATTTACTATACACATCGAGGGAGTATCTTTGGCAATTTTTGGCCAGATTGAATATAACAAATTGAATAACCGATGGATAACTTTTCTGAAATTGCTACATGCTCAAAGAACAATCGGACAATGATCGGGAGtctttttataaatcaaacttttaattttatttatgacCACATACGCGGCGGTGGCTTGAAGCGTGAAATTGGCCATAAAGATAAATTGGAGCGAACGGTGGTGGTCAGTCATCGAAACGTGAGTCATGTTCTTGTTCATAATCTTCCTTTTTGTTTTGTGTGTATTTCATTCGGACCAATGTAGTTTAAAAACGATCGTTATTTGGGACTCGATCCatcttgaaaaacattttcttccGAGATTCTCCGCGCTCGTCCGAAGTTTTATTGACCATCCAAGACTAATAATAATGCAGAAATATCGACACGAATATAATAATGTATCCGACATCGCGTGAGTAATCGGACCGCAGTATCGAGAcgcttctttcatttttttttctcgtagcCCCACCCTCCGTTCTCGttgtatttgttttttttttctccgattgaATACAAAAATCGGGCaactaaggaaaaaaattataaaaaattataaacgtGTGAACCGTGCAGACGATGATTCGTTGTATTAAAATACAAATGCCGATTCTACGACAATTAATTCATCATCTCAATATTCTCAATAGTAATagtaatagtaataataataataataataataataataataataataataataacggaGTATACATGTTTGGACACGCGTTATGTTTCTTAAATGCTCGTCGTCGGCTTGACGACGACAGAAAGTAGAAATGGTAAACAGTATTCGGATGAACATTCGAAATCGCTCTCACTGTTCGTCCTTGTCCTTGGCACCGTGTTTGAGAATTCGCGTGAATTCGAGATAATCGAACATGGAGCCCTTGATCGGTGCCTCGCGATACATTTCATCAACATCGTCGTCCGTGAAACTGTCAAATTATAGAAGTGAGCGTGTCAAATGACATTAATCAACTATTGATACaacatttattgaaacgaAAACATTCATTCGCCACCTATGATATCTCTATTAAAGAAAACGACAAACTCTCACCGATCTCCCATTGTGGTGAGAAGTTCTCTTAGACGTTCTTCGTTGATGTGTCCTGTATTTTCCTCGTCGAAGCAGCCAAAAGCGTTTTTGATAACATCTTCCGGATCGGTACCCTGCAGCCTCTCACCGAATAGAGTCAGAAACATAGTGAAATTAATGGGGCCAGGAGCTTCATTCATCATTCCCTCAAGGTATTCGTCCGTTGGATTTTTTCCTGCAAGTTCGGggcttactttttttttttttttcatacatgtcTCAAGAATAGATTGAAATAAAGGATACGTACCGAGAGAAGCGAGCATATCATGCAAATCCTCTTTATCTATGAATCCGTCGTGATTGTGATCTATCATATTGAAAGCCTCTTTGAATTCGGCTATCTGAGCCTGATCAAACATGGCAAATACGTTGGAAGTGGCACGTTGAGCTCGTTTTTTCGTTGTTGCACGACGTCCTGCTGTTTTGCGAGAAGACATCTTTGCTTTTCtttctgaaaataaaaatgaaaatttatattaaaGGGACTCTCAACAATTTCATATCCGATACCAAATACCAGCATTGTTCTTGGCAATTCCCCGATACAAGAAAAAGGCTGAACAAAAGCGTCTATCGATCCCCATTGTTCACGGAAGGTCATCGTTTATTTTGGTGGAACAGACGCACCACGGtaagagacaaaaaatttggatAAAAATAAGTTGATAGCGCTGCGGGGCATTAAACTCGTTTGAATTGGGGCATGAGCCAATTGTCGAAACGCGATCTTAGCACTTTCAGACGAAATTGAATCTTTCGTTCGTGTACGGTTGTATCGGAACAATGCAAGTTATATAGAGAAGCAGGATAAAAGCAAAACTCAGGCTTttagaaaagtttttaattccGTAGATCTACGAGGATCTCGCGACGATGCAACGCATGTTGTGTATTGTTAGGAAATGCTGGCAACTCGTTCatcatattatttttatgtatattgaatgaaattcatttcacaataaaatttcattcgcggaTGCGACTGGTCACGCTCGTGAGATAAATATCACACGAATATAAATGCAACATCGCCAGttgtatatataaacacatGGAAAATTCGTCGGTAGGAATTAACCGATGCTGctcaaagaaataaaattgctTCGTTCAAAATTGCGGGCGTATTACGTTTAAAATAAAAAGCGATGACTGTACGGAATTCTTTTGGTGTGTCGAGATCAATGGCCGCTGTCCGCGTTCGCCATCGCGCAAAAAATAtctgtcaaaaaatttcattctttgTCCCTGTTGCGACTCGTTATTGGATCTCGAAATTGGTGATAATACACGTTCGAATGAAATGATAAAAGGCTCACCGAGATATTCGATAAAATACTTACTGCTGGCTGCTGTTGTAGTTGAAACGTCGCTAACGCGTTCAAAGGTGTGAATCAGACTCGCGACACACGCACGTCACGGAGCAATCCAAGACCCCTCAAACGAAGTTTCCAACCAAACGCTCCCAACTCGCTTTACGCTATACCACCACacccgacgacgacgacgacgaaacgCTTGTGCGCGCCATCCAGCGAAGAAATATGAAAACATTACCATTCGAGGCCTTACACGGTATCTTCTTTATTGAGGCCATTGTCACACAAGATAATGGTGTGTATGTGCGcatagcatttttttttcattatatcaaaatttggaatattATCCCGTatatttcgtcatttttgtCCGCCGTTGAAAAGTCGCCAAAAGCAGCGGGcgtgaaatgtattttttatatttttattaatgcaCCTGACAGCGGCAGCAGCAGTGACCGAGAGCTCCACATTCGAATTTCCATTGTCCTTATATGGACAGCACGCTCTATACGATGGTAAGCTCGCGTGCGCGTATAGAGCTCCTATCAAACATTGCCTTTTATGGACTCGCATCACtcgatttcattgaaatactaAGTGAGCAACAAATGTTTCGTAATTTCGATCCTCCCTCTGTCACGCTCgccaaatttaatgaaaataatttcattatacGCATGCACCATATGCATTCTTCCCCTCCTCTCTGCTGCGcgcatacatgtatatatttacgaaagaaagaaaatgtaaaCGTGGCATAAAAAACcggttgaaataaatttccacgctCGCTCAAGAGTATAAtcatatgtttttttatttaaaatgaaTCATGGTATACAAactaaaaaaatagatttatcgGATAATGCGGTATATACAGAAAATCATATACAAACGATCGCAATGAATCGGCTCGATTATCGAGAGGATAAAAGCGAAGAATTTAATGAATAAGGTGG includes the following:
- the sqh gene encoding myosin regulatory light chain sqh isoform X2 → MSSRKTAGRRATTKKRAQRATSNVFAMFDQAQIAEFKEAFNMIDHNHDGFIDKEDLHDMLASLGKNPTDEYLEGMMNEAPGPINFTMFLTLFGERLQGTDPEDVIKNAFGCFDEENTGHINEERLRELLTTMGDRFTDDDVDEMYREAPIKGSMFDYLEFTRILKHGAKDKDEQ
- the sqh gene encoding myosin regulatory light chain sqh isoform X1; this encodes MSSRKTAGRRATTKKRAQRATSNVFAMFDQAQIAEFKEAFNMIDHNHDGFIDKEDLHDMLASLGTYPLFQSILETCMKKKKKVSPELAGKNPTDEYLEGMMNEAPGPINFTMFLTLFGERLQGTDPEDVIKNAFGCFDEENTGHINEERLRELLTTMGDRFTDDDVDEMYREAPIKGSMFDYLEFTRILKHGAKDKDEQ